Within Bacteroidales bacterium, the genomic segment ATATTTGTATGATAAATTCGTTGAACCATGAAAAACAAGTTATTACTGCTAATAATTATAACAAATTTTTCGATGTGCTTTTTTAATTCATGGGGACAAATAGCCATCAATACAACAGGCAATGCCCCCGATGGTTCGGCAGCACTCGATATAGATTGGAGTGGAAAAGGATTATTAATACCTCGCATATCACTAACAAGTAGTACTGACGCTACCACCATTAGCAGCCCTGCTACCTCACTGCTGGTATATAATACCAATGCCAGTATGACGGGCGGACAAGGTGTTGGCTATTACTACAATGCCGGTACACCCGCATCGCCCAATTGGGTTAAATTTTTAGTAGGTAAAGAAGCGTGGTTAATAACGGGGAATGATAATATAACGGCACCTACTTCTGGTTATGGAACAACTATAAATAATAATTTTATAGGAACTACTAATAATATTGATTTTGCAATAGCTACTAATAATTATGAAAGATTTAGAATAAAAAGTACTGATAACCAGAATTTACAAATTGCAATAGGTTCTACTTCAGTAGTTAATTATACCGGTGGCAATCCTAGTATTTTACAAATACATGATTGGGGAACAACTACAAATGATTACTCTCAACTTAATATTTCAATGTCTTCGACTAATACAGGAAGAGTGGGAGTTATAAACTTCGCTGCAACTCAGGCAACAAATGAGCGTAGAACAGCTGCTATTGAAAGTAATTTGACTGCTTACAGTGGGGGAAATGCATCGGGCGATTTACGTTTTTATACAAACAACAACAATTCTGTTGCCGAAAGAATGAGATTAACACCTGAAGGCTATTTAGGGATTAATACTTCAACACCCAGTGCCTATTTAGATATCCAAACTCCCAGTTCTAATGGACCCTTTTTAGGAGCTAAAATATATAATAATCGAGCTGTAACGGGTAATTATGCACTCGAATTGAATGTTGCAAGTAATGCTTTGACCAACAAAATTCTGGTTTTAAAAGGGAATGGCACTGAATATGCATCTTTCAGAGGGAATGGAAGAACTATTATTGGAAACACTAGCGACGATCCAAATACCTTACTCGATATTGTTGGTGGAACATCAGGTACTACAACAAGATTGTTTACAGTCAGAAGCGATTATTTGGCAAATAATACAGGGACTTCACTGGCTTTAATAAATTCAACCTCTGAGACCTCTGATGTTGGTGCTACCATAACATCTATTCTTAATGATGCTTTAAATGGATATAGCGATTTATTTTTTAGTGTTCATGGCGGAGGAGGTGTATATGGTGGATTGCTTGAAAGGTTTAGAATCTGGCGTCAGGGAATTCAAATTCCACAAACAGATACATACGCATACATAAATTTCAATAATACGCAGGGAGCAGGAGGTTATGGTTTTCGCGATAACAACGGCACACTCGAATATAAACACAGCGGTGGACAATGGGCTGCATTTGCTCAACCGCCTACAGTACCAGGTAATGTTGAATGGTGGATAAGACCAACTTCAGCATTATATATTCAACCCATGTATAATTCAAATATTAGAGTTTACGATGCAAGCCAAACTTATGGTTTTTATTTTGATGGTGCTACCAATCAATATGGAGGATATTTTAGAACAACTGGCACATATAATCCCGGCTCAGCTTTATCTGCATTTTATGATGTGTCTGGGAACCAAAGCTATACCTATTTAGGTTGTAGAAACGATTATACAATCGGTGGAAGTACTATAAATAGAATGGGTATTTATTCTTATACTGATGACCCAGGAACTGTTCCTGCATTTTTCAGAACAACTGGTAATGCCGATTATGCTGCCAACGTTAACTATTCCAATAAATGGATTGCAAGCTATAATTATGTAGATAATGCTTCGGCTACCTATAATCCCCCTGCTTTATATAGTCAATTGAATGTAACCAACTCTTCATTAAATAATTGGCAAATAGCCGTTCAAGGATATTCAAACAGAGGTACAACAGCTGGTAATCCAGGATACACTTTAGGGGGGCATTTTACTGCTGTTGCTCAAAATCAAGATGCTTTTGGAGTAACTGGTGTAGCTTATACAAATACTTCAACCAGAGCTGGTGGATATTTTGAGGCTTTCGACTTTAGTGGAACTTCACAAGCATACGCTTACGTTGGGACAACAGTTGGATTGACTGCAAGAAAAATTACCGGCACAAATGCTGTATCTGAAATAATACCTACAAAAAATCATGGTCGTATAATGCTAACAGCACCTGAAGCTCCTGAATATTGGTATTTCGATTATGGTACTGTCGAAATGAAGAATGGTAAAGCAATTATCGAATTAGATCCAATTTTAGCCGATATCATCGTAGTAAACGATGAATATCCAATTCGTGTTTTTTGTACACCTATTTCTATGCCATATTTTAATGGAGTAACGGTTATCAAAAGAACAAACAATACAATTGAATTAATTGAACTAAACGATGGTAATCATAGTGGTATGCTAGACTATCAGTTAGTTGTAAAACCAAAGACCAACTTTGGGGAAGGACGATTTCCTCAAGCTCCTGGACCTGTCGGATTAAAGAAAGAGCCTCCTGCTGCAAAAGCCAAAAATCAACCCGATCCCTCTAAAATATTCCATTGGCCTTCTGATCCTGAAGTATATGATTATACTTTACCTAAAGCTGAGCCACAAAAACCTATAAAATAATAATAAATTTTAATTTACGAATGTCATTAATAAATAATAGCCCAAATCATAGGCTTATTCTGTAGTATTATTTCTACACAATAACAAATTCGATCTTCATTTTTTTACCTCATCAACTAATTTTTAAATTCCCAAATAATTATATAGCTTTGTGGCTAAATTTTATTAAACGGAATAGATATGAACAAATTAGCAGTAGTTGCATTGGGAGGCAATGCGTTGCTTAGAGCAGGTCAAAAAGGTACGATTGACGAACAAGAAGAAAACGTTTACAATACTTGCAAAAACATTCTTCAGTTAGTTAAACAAGGCTATAATCTAGTTATTACGCACGGAAATGGTCCACAAGTTGGCAATATTCTATTACAAGTCAATGCTGGAGCCAAATTGTATGGTATTCCAGAACTTCCGCTCGATATTTGCGGAGCCTATTCGCAAGGTTTTATTGGCTATATGATAGAGCAACAACTACGCAATGTACTCGAAGAAGAAAAAATAGAACGCGATATTATTACACTTATCACACAGGTTTTAGTTGATAAAGACGATCCTGCTTTTAAAAATCCTACCAAACCCATTGGTCCGTATTACACTACCGAACAAATGGAAGAAATGAAAAAAGCTAATCCCGATGCTGTTTTTAAAGAAGACAAAGCGCGTGGTGGTTGGCGCAAGGTAGTTGCTTCGCCCAAACCTTTCCGCATTGGTAACAGAAAATCGATTGAAAACCTTGCCCGCAATGGTCAAATTGTGATTGCCGTTGGCGGTGGCGGAATCCCAGTATTTTATGTTAAACCCAATAAATTGCAGGGCATCGATGCTGTAATTGATAAAGATGCCGCCTCATCGCTTTTAGCTCAACAAATAGGTGCCGACGAATTTTTTATTTTAACCGATGTTAAAAAAGTTTGCATCAATTTTGGTAAACCCGACCAAAAAGAATTAGATGTACTAACCGTAGCCGAAGCCAAACAATATTTACTCGACGGTCAGTTTGGCGAAGGGAGCATGGCTCCTAAAATACGTGCAGCCAGAGATTTTATTAAAGCCGGTGGTAAACAAGCAATTATAACCGATTCATCAGAATTAGGTAAAGAAAATGCCGGAACCCGAATAGTACTTAACAAATAAAAAATAAGGAGGAATCAATATGGCTTTCAATTTAAGAAACAGAAGCTTTTTAAAATTATTAGACTTTACACCCGAAGAAATAAAATTTTTATTAGATCTTTCGGCTGAATTAAAAAAAGCAAAATATGCTGGAACCGAACAGCCACGTTTAAAAGGCAAAAACATTGTTCTTTTGTTCGAAAAAGATAGTACTCGTACTCGTTGTGCTTTCGAAGTAGCAGCCTATGACCAAGGTGCTCATGTTACCTATATAGGTCCCACAGGTTCGCAAATGGGCAAAAAAGAATCGATGAAAGATACTGCCCGCGTTCTTGGAAGAATGTACGATGGCATCGAATACCGTGGCTATTCGCAAGAAATTGTTGAAACCTTAGCTGCTTATTCGGGAGTCCCCGTTTGGAATGGCTTAACTACCGAATTTCACCCCACACAAATTTTAGCCGACTTTTTAACTATGATGGAACATAGCGATAAGCCTTTAAATAAAATAACCTTTGCATTTTTAGGCGATGCCAAAAACAATGTAGGCAATTCGCTAATGGTTGGAGCAGCCAAAATGGGTATGGATTTTAGAGCTGTGGCTCCTAAAAGCTGTCAACCCGATAAAGAATTAGTAAAAAAATGCCAAGCTATAGCCAAAGAAACGGGTGCAAAAATTACTATTACCGACGATATCGAAAAAGGTGTTAAAGGCTGCGATTTCTTATACACCGATGTATGGGTAAGCATGGGAGAACCCGATTCAGTATGGGAAGAACGCATTAAATTACTTAAACCCTATCAAGTTAATATGAAAGTACTAAAAATGACCGGAAATCCCAATGTAAAATTCTTACACTGTTTGCCTTCATTCCATAATCGCGAAACGGTTATTGGCGAACAAATCTACCAAAAATTTAAAATTGATGCAATGGAAGTTACCGACGAAGTTTTTGAATCTAAACACTCCGTTGTTTTTGACGAAGCCGAAAACCGAGTTCATACCATTAAGGCCGTTATGGTAGCTACATTAGGCGACTAATAATTTATTATTTTTTTATAAAAATGGGTTATCTTTGCAGACTTATGCAAGATAACCTTTTTTGTTATGATAGTTCTTTTGGTATTCTGCATCATAGCTTATTTACTCGGCTCTATTCCCACATCGGTGTGGATTGGCAAATGGTTTTATAATATCGATATTCGCCAACATGGAAGCGGAAATGCCGGAGCTACAAATACATTACGCATATTGGGTCCGAAAGCTGCCCTACCCGTCTTTATTTTCGATGTTTTTAAAGGCTTTTTGATGCCTTTTTTATCGCATCAATATATGCAAGATTTTCCTCACATCGAAGATAAATTTTTATTTCCTATTTTAATTGGTTTTTTTGCTGTATTGGGGCACATTTTCCCATTATTTGCAG encodes:
- the arcC gene encoding carbamate kinase, translating into MNKLAVVALGGNALLRAGQKGTIDEQEENVYNTCKNILQLVKQGYNLVITHGNGPQVGNILLQVNAGAKLYGIPELPLDICGAYSQGFIGYMIEQQLRNVLEEEKIERDIITLITQVLVDKDDPAFKNPTKPIGPYYTTEQMEEMKKANPDAVFKEDKARGGWRKVVASPKPFRIGNRKSIENLARNGQIVIAVGGGGIPVFYVKPNKLQGIDAVIDKDAASSLLAQQIGADEFFILTDVKKVCINFGKPDQKELDVLTVAEAKQYLLDGQFGEGSMAPKIRAARDFIKAGGKQAIITDSSELGKENAGTRIVLNK
- the argF gene encoding ornithine carbamoyltransferase, translating into MAFNLRNRSFLKLLDFTPEEIKFLLDLSAELKKAKYAGTEQPRLKGKNIVLLFEKDSTRTRCAFEVAAYDQGAHVTYIGPTGSQMGKKESMKDTARVLGRMYDGIEYRGYSQEIVETLAAYSGVPVWNGLTTEFHPTQILADFLTMMEHSDKPLNKITFAFLGDAKNNVGNSLMVGAAKMGMDFRAVAPKSCQPDKELVKKCQAIAKETGAKITITDDIEKGVKGCDFLYTDVWVSMGEPDSVWEERIKLLKPYQVNMKVLKMTGNPNVKFLHCLPSFHNRETVIGEQIYQKFKIDAMEVTDEVFESKHSVVFDEAENRVHTIKAVMVATLGD
- the plsY gene encoding glycerol-3-phosphate 1-O-acyltransferase PlsY; its protein translation is MIVLLVFCIIAYLLGSIPTSVWIGKWFYNIDIRQHGSGNAGATNTLRILGPKAALPVFIFDVFKGFLMPFLSHQYMQDFPHIEDKFLFPILIGFFAVLGHIFPLFAGFKGGKGVATLLGMMLGISTLPSLLSLGVFIIVLLISQYVSVGSMTAGLLFPIFVIFFENYSLSLIIFSIIAALLLIYTHKKNIQRLLNGTENKTTFKKKTKES